Proteins from one Hirundo rustica isolate bHirRus1 chromosome 30, bHirRus1.pri.v3, whole genome shotgun sequence genomic window:
- the LOC120764415 gene encoding cytochrome c oxidase assembly protein COX14 homolog — MVSRKQLADFGYKAFSGSMMLLTVYAGYLCSVRVQRMLQHRRERENAPGPES, encoded by the coding sequence ATGGTGTCCAGAAAGCAGCTGGCAGACTTTGGCTACAAGGCCTTCTCGGGCTCCATGATGCTGCTGACGGTGTACGCCGGGTACCTGTGCAGTGTCCGCGTCCAGAGGATGCTCCAGCACCGCCGCGAGCGGGAGAACGCGCCCGGCCCCGAGAGCtga
- the CERS5 gene encoding ceramide synthase 5 isoform X5, whose amino-acid sequence MAAAAAAALRAWFWNERFWLPHNVTWADLAGEPGPPGSGLQYPRAAHVLSAFPLALGIFAVRLLFERFIAKPCAIKLGIQDSGPHRAQPNAILEKVFTSITKSPDGKRLEGLSKQLDWDVRKIQRWFRHRRNQDKPTTLTKFCESMWRFTFYLSIFFYGIRFLWTAPWFWDTRQCWYNYPFQPLTSRLYYYYILELAFYWSLMFSQFTDIKRKDFLIMFVHHLATIGLITFSYMNNMVRVGTLVLCLHDASDFLLEAAKLANYAKYQRLCDAFFMLFGVVFIVTRLGIYPFWILNTTLFESWELIGPYPSWWLFNGLLVTLQVLHVIWSYLIIRTASKALVRGKLPLHMERGLEK is encoded by the exons atggcggcggccgcggcggcggcgctgcgggcCTGGTTCTGGAACGAGCGGTTCTGGCTCCCGCACAACGTGACGTGGGCGGACCTGGCCGGCGAACCGGGCCCGCCGGGTAGCGGGCTGCAGTACCCGCGGGCCGCTCACGTCCTCTCCGCCTTCCCGCTGGCGCTCGGCATCTTCGCCGTGCGGCTGCTCTTCGAGAG GTTTATTGCCAAGCCATGTGCCATAAAGCTTGGCATTCAGGACAGTGGACCTCACAGAGCCCAGCCCAATGCAATTTTAGAGAAAGTGTTTACATCCATCACTAAG tcTCCAGATGGAAAAAGGTTAGAAGGCTTGTCCAAGCAGCTGGACTGGGATGTCCGAAAGATCCAGCGCTGGTTTCGGCATCGGAGGAACCAGGACAAACCCACCACCCTCACTAAATTTTGTGAGAGCAT gtggagatttacattttatttaagtatatttttttaTGGAATCAGGTTTCTCTGGACG GCGCCCTGGTTTTGGGATACACGACAGTGCTGGTACAACTACCCTTTCCAG CCTCTAACATCCAGGCTTTATTATTACTATATCTTGGAGCTGGCCTTCTACTGGTCCCTCATGTTTTCTCAGTTTACAGACATTAAACGGAAG GACTTCCTGATCATGTTCGTCCATCACTTGGCCACGATCGGACTCATCACATTCTCGTACATGAATAACATGGTGCGGGTTGGAACTCTGGTGCTGTGCCTCCACGATGCTTCAGATTTCCTCTTGGAG GCTGCAAAACTGGCCAATTATGCCAAGTACCAACGTCTGTGCGATGCTTTCTTCATGCTCTTTGGGGTCGTGTTCATCGTGACCCGGCTGGGCATCTACCCTTTCTG GATTTTGAACACAACCCTGTTTGAAAGCTGGGAGCTGATCGGTCCCTACCCTTCCTGGTGGCTGTTCAACGGGCTCCTGGTGACCTTGCAGGTGCTGCATGTCATCTGGTCTTACCTCATCATCCGCACGGCCTCCAAGGCCCTGGTGCGGGGCAAG CTGCCCCTACACATGGAACGTGGCcttgaaaaatag
- the CERS5 gene encoding ceramide synthase 5 isoform X3, translating to MAAAAAAALRAWFWNERFWLPHNVTWADLAGEPGPPGSGLQYPRAAHVLSAFPLALGIFAVRLLFERFIAKPCAIKLGIQDSGPHRAQPNAILEKVFTSITKSPDGKRLEGLSKQLDWDVRKIQRWFRHRRNQDKPTTLTKFCESMWRFTFYLSIFFYGIRFLWTAPWFWDTRQCWYNYPFQPLTSRLYYYYILELAFYWSLMFSQFTDIKRKDFLIMFVHHLATIGLITFSYMNNMVRVGTLVLCLHDASDFLLEAAKLANYAKYQRLCDAFFMLFGVVFIVTRLGIYPFWILNTTLFESWELIGPYPSWWLFNGLLVTLQVLHVIWSYLIIRTASKALVRGKIGAGQFHPVHPMEVLLNGSTAFGWISHCPAFPITTRSFHPRR from the exons atggcggcggccgcggcggcggcgctgcgggcCTGGTTCTGGAACGAGCGGTTCTGGCTCCCGCACAACGTGACGTGGGCGGACCTGGCCGGCGAACCGGGCCCGCCGGGTAGCGGGCTGCAGTACCCGCGGGCCGCTCACGTCCTCTCCGCCTTCCCGCTGGCGCTCGGCATCTTCGCCGTGCGGCTGCTCTTCGAGAG GTTTATTGCCAAGCCATGTGCCATAAAGCTTGGCATTCAGGACAGTGGACCTCACAGAGCCCAGCCCAATGCAATTTTAGAGAAAGTGTTTACATCCATCACTAAG tcTCCAGATGGAAAAAGGTTAGAAGGCTTGTCCAAGCAGCTGGACTGGGATGTCCGAAAGATCCAGCGCTGGTTTCGGCATCGGAGGAACCAGGACAAACCCACCACCCTCACTAAATTTTGTGAGAGCAT gtggagatttacattttatttaagtatatttttttaTGGAATCAGGTTTCTCTGGACG GCGCCCTGGTTTTGGGATACACGACAGTGCTGGTACAACTACCCTTTCCAG CCTCTAACATCCAGGCTTTATTATTACTATATCTTGGAGCTGGCCTTCTACTGGTCCCTCATGTTTTCTCAGTTTACAGACATTAAACGGAAG GACTTCCTGATCATGTTCGTCCATCACTTGGCCACGATCGGACTCATCACATTCTCGTACATGAATAACATGGTGCGGGTTGGAACTCTGGTGCTGTGCCTCCACGATGCTTCAGATTTCCTCTTGGAG GCTGCAAAACTGGCCAATTATGCCAAGTACCAACGTCTGTGCGATGCTTTCTTCATGCTCTTTGGGGTCGTGTTCATCGTGACCCGGCTGGGCATCTACCCTTTCTG GATTTTGAACACAACCCTGTTTGAAAGCTGGGAGCTGATCGGTCCCTACCCTTCCTGGTGGCTGTTCAACGGGCTCCTGGTGACCTTGCAGGTGCTGCATGTCATCTGGTCTTACCTCATCATCCGCACGGCCTCCAAGGCCCTGGTGCGGGGCAAG ATTGGAGCTGGACAGTTTCACCCTGTGCAT CCCATGG
- the CERS5 gene encoding ceramide synthase 5 isoform X6, with the protein MAAAAAAALRAWFWNERFWLPHNVTWADLAGEPGPPGSGLQYPRAAHVLSAFPLALGIFAVRLLFERFIAKPCAIKLGIQDSGPHRAQPNAILEKVFTSITKSPDGKRLEGLSKQLDWDVRKIQRWFRHRRNQDKPTTLTKFCESMWRFTFYLSIFFYGIRFLWTAPWFWDTRQCWYNYPFQPLTSRLYYYYILELAFYWSLMFSQFTDIKRKDFLIMFVHHLATIGLITFSYMNNMVRVGTLVLCLHDASDFLLEAAKLANYAKYQRLCDAFFMLFGVVFIVTRLGIYPFWILNTTLFESWELIGPYPSWWLFNGLLVTLQVLHVIWSYLIIRTASKALVRGKVT; encoded by the exons atggcggcggccgcggcggcggcgctgcgggcCTGGTTCTGGAACGAGCGGTTCTGGCTCCCGCACAACGTGACGTGGGCGGACCTGGCCGGCGAACCGGGCCCGCCGGGTAGCGGGCTGCAGTACCCGCGGGCCGCTCACGTCCTCTCCGCCTTCCCGCTGGCGCTCGGCATCTTCGCCGTGCGGCTGCTCTTCGAGAG GTTTATTGCCAAGCCATGTGCCATAAAGCTTGGCATTCAGGACAGTGGACCTCACAGAGCCCAGCCCAATGCAATTTTAGAGAAAGTGTTTACATCCATCACTAAG tcTCCAGATGGAAAAAGGTTAGAAGGCTTGTCCAAGCAGCTGGACTGGGATGTCCGAAAGATCCAGCGCTGGTTTCGGCATCGGAGGAACCAGGACAAACCCACCACCCTCACTAAATTTTGTGAGAGCAT gtggagatttacattttatttaagtatatttttttaTGGAATCAGGTTTCTCTGGACG GCGCCCTGGTTTTGGGATACACGACAGTGCTGGTACAACTACCCTTTCCAG CCTCTAACATCCAGGCTTTATTATTACTATATCTTGGAGCTGGCCTTCTACTGGTCCCTCATGTTTTCTCAGTTTACAGACATTAAACGGAAG GACTTCCTGATCATGTTCGTCCATCACTTGGCCACGATCGGACTCATCACATTCTCGTACATGAATAACATGGTGCGGGTTGGAACTCTGGTGCTGTGCCTCCACGATGCTTCAGATTTCCTCTTGGAG GCTGCAAAACTGGCCAATTATGCCAAGTACCAACGTCTGTGCGATGCTTTCTTCATGCTCTTTGGGGTCGTGTTCATCGTGACCCGGCTGGGCATCTACCCTTTCTG GATTTTGAACACAACCCTGTTTGAAAGCTGGGAGCTGATCGGTCCCTACCCTTCCTGGTGGCTGTTCAACGGGCTCCTGGTGACCTTGCAGGTGCTGCATGTCATCTGGTCTTACCTCATCATCCGCACGGCCTCCAAGGCCCTGGTGCGGGGCAAG GTGACCTAG
- the CERS5 gene encoding ceramide synthase 5 isoform X2 codes for MAAAAAAALRAWFWNERFWLPHNVTWADLAGEPGPPGSGLQYPRAAHVLSAFPLALGIFAVRLLFERFIAKPCAIKLGIQDSGPHRAQPNAILEKVFTSITKSPDGKRLEGLSKQLDWDVRKIQRWFRHRRNQDKPTTLTKFCESMWRFTFYLSIFFYGIRFLWTAPWFWDTRQCWYNYPFQPLTSRLYYYYILELAFYWSLMFSQFTDIKRKDFLIMFVHHLATIGLITFSYMNNMVRVGTLVLCLHDASDFLLEAAKLANYAKYQRLCDAFFMLFGVVFIVTRLGIYPFWILNTTLFESWELIGPYPSWWLFNGLLVTLQVLHVIWSYLIIRTASKALVRGKIGAGQFHPVHVSVTCGSVCSLKHVCVEAKTKAEPWSGGFSAFSFTPWS; via the exons atggcggcggccgcggcggcggcgctgcgggcCTGGTTCTGGAACGAGCGGTTCTGGCTCCCGCACAACGTGACGTGGGCGGACCTGGCCGGCGAACCGGGCCCGCCGGGTAGCGGGCTGCAGTACCCGCGGGCCGCTCACGTCCTCTCCGCCTTCCCGCTGGCGCTCGGCATCTTCGCCGTGCGGCTGCTCTTCGAGAG GTTTATTGCCAAGCCATGTGCCATAAAGCTTGGCATTCAGGACAGTGGACCTCACAGAGCCCAGCCCAATGCAATTTTAGAGAAAGTGTTTACATCCATCACTAAG tcTCCAGATGGAAAAAGGTTAGAAGGCTTGTCCAAGCAGCTGGACTGGGATGTCCGAAAGATCCAGCGCTGGTTTCGGCATCGGAGGAACCAGGACAAACCCACCACCCTCACTAAATTTTGTGAGAGCAT gtggagatttacattttatttaagtatatttttttaTGGAATCAGGTTTCTCTGGACG GCGCCCTGGTTTTGGGATACACGACAGTGCTGGTACAACTACCCTTTCCAG CCTCTAACATCCAGGCTTTATTATTACTATATCTTGGAGCTGGCCTTCTACTGGTCCCTCATGTTTTCTCAGTTTACAGACATTAAACGGAAG GACTTCCTGATCATGTTCGTCCATCACTTGGCCACGATCGGACTCATCACATTCTCGTACATGAATAACATGGTGCGGGTTGGAACTCTGGTGCTGTGCCTCCACGATGCTTCAGATTTCCTCTTGGAG GCTGCAAAACTGGCCAATTATGCCAAGTACCAACGTCTGTGCGATGCTTTCTTCATGCTCTTTGGGGTCGTGTTCATCGTGACCCGGCTGGGCATCTACCCTTTCTG GATTTTGAACACAACCCTGTTTGAAAGCTGGGAGCTGATCGGTCCCTACCCTTCCTGGTGGCTGTTCAACGGGCTCCTGGTGACCTTGCAGGTGCTGCATGTCATCTGGTCTTACCTCATCATCCGCACGGCCTCCAAGGCCCTGGTGCGGGGCAAG ATTGGAGCTGGACAGTTTCACCCTGTGCATGTAAGTGTGACCTGTGGTTCTGTTTGTTCACTGAAACACGTCTGTGTCGAGGCCAAGACAAAAGCAGAGCCCTGGTCTGGGGGCTTTAGTGCCTTCTCCTTCACTCCCTGGTCCTGA
- the CERS5 gene encoding ceramide synthase 5 isoform X4, translating to MAAAAAAALRAWFWNERFWLPHNVTWADLAGEPGPPGSGLQYPRAAHVLSAFPLALGIFAVRLLFERFIAKPCAIKLGIQDSGPHRAQPNAILEKVFTSITKSPDGKRLEGLSKQLDWDVRKIQRWFRHRRNQDKPTTLTKFCESMWRFTFYLSIFFYGIRFLWTAPWFWDTRQCWYNYPFQPLTSRLYYYYILELAFYWSLMFSQFTDIKRKDFLIMFVHHLATIGLITFSYMNNMVRVGTLVLCLHDASDFLLEAAKLANYAKYQRLCDAFFMLFGVVFIVTRLGIYPFWILNTTLFESWELIGPYPSWWLFNGLLVTLQVLHVIWSYLIIRTASKALVRGKPMEVLLNGSTAFGWISHCPAFPITTRSFHPRR from the exons atggcggcggccgcggcggcggcgctgcgggcCTGGTTCTGGAACGAGCGGTTCTGGCTCCCGCACAACGTGACGTGGGCGGACCTGGCCGGCGAACCGGGCCCGCCGGGTAGCGGGCTGCAGTACCCGCGGGCCGCTCACGTCCTCTCCGCCTTCCCGCTGGCGCTCGGCATCTTCGCCGTGCGGCTGCTCTTCGAGAG GTTTATTGCCAAGCCATGTGCCATAAAGCTTGGCATTCAGGACAGTGGACCTCACAGAGCCCAGCCCAATGCAATTTTAGAGAAAGTGTTTACATCCATCACTAAG tcTCCAGATGGAAAAAGGTTAGAAGGCTTGTCCAAGCAGCTGGACTGGGATGTCCGAAAGATCCAGCGCTGGTTTCGGCATCGGAGGAACCAGGACAAACCCACCACCCTCACTAAATTTTGTGAGAGCAT gtggagatttacattttatttaagtatatttttttaTGGAATCAGGTTTCTCTGGACG GCGCCCTGGTTTTGGGATACACGACAGTGCTGGTACAACTACCCTTTCCAG CCTCTAACATCCAGGCTTTATTATTACTATATCTTGGAGCTGGCCTTCTACTGGTCCCTCATGTTTTCTCAGTTTACAGACATTAAACGGAAG GACTTCCTGATCATGTTCGTCCATCACTTGGCCACGATCGGACTCATCACATTCTCGTACATGAATAACATGGTGCGGGTTGGAACTCTGGTGCTGTGCCTCCACGATGCTTCAGATTTCCTCTTGGAG GCTGCAAAACTGGCCAATTATGCCAAGTACCAACGTCTGTGCGATGCTTTCTTCATGCTCTTTGGGGTCGTGTTCATCGTGACCCGGCTGGGCATCTACCCTTTCTG GATTTTGAACACAACCCTGTTTGAAAGCTGGGAGCTGATCGGTCCCTACCCTTCCTGGTGGCTGTTCAACGGGCTCCTGGTGACCTTGCAGGTGCTGCATGTCATCTGGTCTTACCTCATCATCCGCACGGCCTCCAAGGCCCTGGTGCGGGGCAAG CCCATGG
- the CERS5 gene encoding ceramide synthase 5 isoform X1, translating to MAAAAAAALRAWFWNERFWLPHNVTWADLAGEPGPPGSGLQYPRAAHVLSAFPLALGIFAVRLLFERFIAKPCAIKLGIQDSGPHRAQPNAILEKVFTSITKSPDGKRLEGLSKQLDWDVRKIQRWFRHRRNQDKPTTLTKFCESMWRFTFYLSIFFYGIRFLWTAPWFWDTRQCWYNYPFQPLTSRLYYYYILELAFYWSLMFSQFTDIKRKDFLIMFVHHLATIGLITFSYMNNMVRVGTLVLCLHDASDFLLEAAKLANYAKYQRLCDAFFMLFGVVFIVTRLGIYPFWILNTTLFESWELIGPYPSWWLFNGLLVTLQVLHVIWSYLIIRTASKALVRGKVSKDDRSDVESSSEEEDVTSNNTKGIFSTSSNGSNRLNGHVAGGQWTGEE from the exons atggcggcggccgcggcggcggcgctgcgggcCTGGTTCTGGAACGAGCGGTTCTGGCTCCCGCACAACGTGACGTGGGCGGACCTGGCCGGCGAACCGGGCCCGCCGGGTAGCGGGCTGCAGTACCCGCGGGCCGCTCACGTCCTCTCCGCCTTCCCGCTGGCGCTCGGCATCTTCGCCGTGCGGCTGCTCTTCGAGAG GTTTATTGCCAAGCCATGTGCCATAAAGCTTGGCATTCAGGACAGTGGACCTCACAGAGCCCAGCCCAATGCAATTTTAGAGAAAGTGTTTACATCCATCACTAAG tcTCCAGATGGAAAAAGGTTAGAAGGCTTGTCCAAGCAGCTGGACTGGGATGTCCGAAAGATCCAGCGCTGGTTTCGGCATCGGAGGAACCAGGACAAACCCACCACCCTCACTAAATTTTGTGAGAGCAT gtggagatttacattttatttaagtatatttttttaTGGAATCAGGTTTCTCTGGACG GCGCCCTGGTTTTGGGATACACGACAGTGCTGGTACAACTACCCTTTCCAG CCTCTAACATCCAGGCTTTATTATTACTATATCTTGGAGCTGGCCTTCTACTGGTCCCTCATGTTTTCTCAGTTTACAGACATTAAACGGAAG GACTTCCTGATCATGTTCGTCCATCACTTGGCCACGATCGGACTCATCACATTCTCGTACATGAATAACATGGTGCGGGTTGGAACTCTGGTGCTGTGCCTCCACGATGCTTCAGATTTCCTCTTGGAG GCTGCAAAACTGGCCAATTATGCCAAGTACCAACGTCTGTGCGATGCTTTCTTCATGCTCTTTGGGGTCGTGTTCATCGTGACCCGGCTGGGCATCTACCCTTTCTG GATTTTGAACACAACCCTGTTTGAAAGCTGGGAGCTGATCGGTCCCTACCCTTCCTGGTGGCTGTTCAACGGGCTCCTGGTGACCTTGCAGGTGCTGCATGTCATCTGGTCTTACCTCATCATCCGCACGGCCTCCAAGGCCCTGGTGCGGGGCAAG GTATCCAAGGATGACCGCAGTGACGTGGAGAGCAGCTCCGAAGAGGAGGATGTGACTTCCAACAAcacaaaaggaattttcagCACTTCCAGTAACGGTTCCAACCGCCTGAACGGCCACGTGGCCGGCGGCCAGTGGACAGGAGAGGAGTAA